Proteins encoded by one window of Mercenaria mercenaria strain notata chromosome 4, MADL_Memer_1, whole genome shotgun sequence:
- the LOC123553542 gene encoding uncharacterized protein LOC123553542, which yields MFQSEVNKSLPKIENINRPEQDKFDMRHQSAKSSSSRLASYKSDLEANVDLEVIQQEQQSAMQQRFPRTVQDKTTRSGCSSDVSSTSTESESITATADQQELPGVLKRPKPSTGRALKRSLSLNPSNLSAAAALSSKNRRASQLSFLRNQQILEDTFEELPTSKGNMSASATSPNSTRDLNQSNPNSASEGPTCEQPGSRKNSIAGSEKNLWGRRKISVHNMMDFSLMIANIAQLRALLTSEGSKYKNFILSCIIISMTFQIMFAICMIRRQNMNEHINQALNSDEINEEEEERIRNRRRLIRVLDEIGNYLVLFILVANGLITGFGFLN from the coding sequence ATGTTTCAGTCAGAAGTAAATAAAAGTCTgcctaaaattgaaaatataaatcgGCCGGAACAAGATAAATTTGACATGCGACATCAATCGGCCAAATCGTCGTCTTCTCGCTTAGCTTCATACAAGTCTGATCTGGAAGCCAATGTAGATTTAGAAGTGATCCAGCAGGAACAGCAGTCAGCTATGCAGCAGAGATTCCCGCGAACAGTTCAAGACAAAACGACACGGAGTGGATGTTCCTCAGATGTATCAAGTACGTCAACTGAATCGGAATCAATAACAGCAACGGCAGACCAGCAGGAATTACCAGGGGTTTTGAAACGCCCGAAACCATCTACTGGACGTGCTCTTAAGAGATCACTTTCGTTAAATCCAAGTAACTTATCAGCGGCTGCGGCACTGTCTAGTAAAAATCGACGGGCCTCGCAGTTATCATTTTTACGAAATCAGCAAATACTGGAAGACACTTTTGAAGAATTACCGACGTCGAAAGGAAATATGTCTGCTTCAGCTACGTCCCCTAACAGTACACGCGATTTAAACCAGTCAAACCCCAACAGTGCTTCGGAAGGACCCACATGCGAACAACCTGGTTCTAGAAAAAACTCAATAGCTGGATCGGAAAAGAATCTATGGGGAAGGAGGAAGATTTCAGTCCACAACATGATGGATTTTTCTCTTATGATAGCCAATATTGCTCAACTAAGAGCTCTCCTGACATCTGAAGGAAGCAAATACAAAAACTTTATACTCAGTTGTATAATCATATCTATGACTTTTCAAATTATGTTTGCAATCTGTATGATAAGACGTCAAAACATGAACGAGCACATAAATCAAGCGCTGAACAGCGATGAAATCAATGAAGAAGAGGAGGAAAGAATAAGAAACAGAAGAAGGTTAATAAGAGTCCTCGACGAAATTGGAAATTATCTGGTTCTTTTTATACTCGTTGCAAATGGACTCATAACTGGATTCGGATTCTTAAACTGA